The proteins below come from a single Microcoleus sp. FACHB-68 genomic window:
- a CDS encoding alpha/beta hydrolase has protein sequence MKWTNFFRRHRQSFLGTSASILLLGAGVMVPATNVNAAEKVLIKVGIIQASVPVGDLEKFAETGEIAPSLRDIFRATKQDPEVTRNALTEEVSVDFLFLDRALNHPFGEALLDELGKVVHTRADSANRQALRSAVILSATKDSKISLLEVIQNYPSPEVQVEGDRLIEAAAQLSRFSDVLQVILQHWPNVFR, from the coding sequence ATGAAATGGACAAACTTTTTTCGCCGGCATCGTCAATCATTTTTAGGGACAAGTGCTAGTATCTTGCTCTTGGGTGCGGGTGTTATGGTGCCGGCAACCAACGTCAACGCTGCTGAAAAGGTGCTGATTAAAGTCGGCATTATTCAAGCTTCAGTTCCCGTCGGCGATCTGGAAAAGTTCGCTGAAACCGGCGAAATCGCTCCTTCCTTACGAGATATTTTCAGAGCGACAAAACAAGATCCCGAAGTTACTCGCAATGCCTTGACGGAAGAAGTCTCGGTTGATTTTTTGTTCTTAGATCGCGCCCTCAATCACCCGTTTGGCGAAGCTTTATTAGATGAATTGGGGAAAGTCGTACATACGCGAGCTGATAGCGCCAACCGGCAAGCTTTGCGCTCTGCTGTCATCCTCTCTGCAACGAAAGATAGCAAAATATCGCTGTTAGAAGTTATTCAAAACTATCCATCCCCTGAAGTGCAAGTAGAGGGTGATCGCCTCATCGAAGCTGCGGCTCAACTGAGCCGATTTAGTGATGTGTTGCAGGTAATTTTACAGCACTGGCCAAATGTTTTCCGATAA
- a CDS encoding amino acid permease produces MPTQPFTGVDNPQRDATRLPRSLSALETWGFGLTGHLGWVTNAPAIHLALGPAAIFVWLPAVFVGVLLNLQVKRLGEQWPEMSGGTPNYITKLLSHYPALGRYAAIAYYLAWATFPPASAIILTEIVKANLEPYGITSGELILKIAFTLIVYIVALSGTRTLAILQAFFIFPAIGFLLVFCVQGLGWLAFSPDSPGFFPTSWPNLTWIEWGKWSLFAILSSCACETASCFVADSRRPGETLRFLTFAAWLIPPVCLGGSWVLARLAASPGVNDNSYSLLVTAATMFWGTWATLPVTLLLASSCLVIAATSVANAPRVLYQLALDGYLSPVFSIVSPEGVLQPALIFSLLISLIALGWGDLAQLVVLTCTPMIITFMALHLGLWLRRVQPEVRWGWLSLGFFAFDTLVLVMVGVGWGWQDLAIGLLLPVAIVAADAVIRRVSLPPFSPQWWVRRSVVPFNSKFKDFLVLQVVTLLVLVCGATVIGWALRAVLDRSAESAGNDLLIVLLLTVAFFAIAIACWTSLPQVASIAKAREQAENLFITALDTVPDAILVVGKNGVILQTNPAASALFGIGTVELVGRHLHDFLPAITLEPELGQSRSEQIFKRGEQDLRTLEATISHRANRKLQEYIVIFRDVTERKQAELELRQTLQLKEELAVTATEQAEQLEKALQELRQTQERLLQSVESDRVLTHVTDQIRRTLDLKTILETIVREVLALLHTDRVVIYQFTQDWQGKIVVEAVSGKWQLLQGEEYADECFPTDYARLYSYGRVRAVNNIAESDLNPCHKKFLLELNIKANLVVPIRIDYYLWGLLIAHECSAPRVWQPAEIELLQQLANQAAIAIQQAELYQQSCSAAQTATAQAQKLEQALQQLQQAQAQLVQSEKMSSLGQLVAGVAHEINNPVNFIYGNLTYVSDYTQALMTLINLYQEGYSQTDPKVQDIIEEIDLEFLLEDLPKTVSSMKMGANRIREIVLTLRNFSRLDEADMKPVDIHEGLDSTLLILQNRLKAKPELPGITVIKEYGNLPTVECYAGQLNQVFMNILSNGIDALHKYDEARTPEEIEETPSTIAISSRVLDSNRVEIRFKDNGPGLKETVRQRIFDPFFTTKPVGEGTGLGLSISYQIIVDKHGGRLECVSEPGQGAEFIIEIPITQKLKHGNN; encoded by the coding sequence ATGCCTACACAGCCTTTTACAGGTGTGGATAATCCTCAGCGCGACGCTACGCGCCTACCTCGTAGCTTGAGTGCGCTGGAAACTTGGGGGTTCGGGCTTACCGGCCATCTGGGATGGGTCACCAATGCGCCGGCAATCCACTTGGCGCTGGGACCGGCTGCCATTTTTGTTTGGTTGCCGGCAGTATTCGTGGGAGTGCTGCTCAACCTGCAAGTGAAACGCTTGGGGGAACAGTGGCCAGAAATGTCAGGCGGAACGCCCAATTATATAACCAAACTGCTGAGTCACTATCCCGCTCTAGGCCGTTATGCCGCAATCGCCTATTACTTAGCTTGGGCCACCTTTCCGCCGGCAAGCGCCATCATCCTCACAGAAATTGTCAAAGCCAACTTAGAACCCTATGGCATCACTTCTGGCGAACTCATTCTAAAAATTGCATTTACCCTCATCGTTTATATTGTGGCGTTGAGCGGCACCCGCACCTTGGCGATCTTGCAAGCATTTTTCATCTTCCCAGCCATTGGATTTTTGCTAGTCTTTTGCGTTCAAGGTCTTGGCTGGTTGGCCTTCTCGCCCGACAGTCCCGGATTTTTTCCTACCAGTTGGCCGAACTTAACCTGGATCGAGTGGGGCAAGTGGTCTTTATTCGCAATCCTGAGCAGCTGTGCCTGCGAAACCGCTTCATGTTTTGTTGCTGACAGCCGGCGTCCAGGGGAAACCCTGCGATTTCTAACCTTCGCCGCTTGGCTGATTCCTCCCGTCTGTCTGGGGGGTTCCTGGGTGCTCGCGCGGTTAGCAGCCTCTCCAGGCGTGAATGACAACTCTTACTCGCTCTTAGTAACCGCTGCCACCATGTTTTGGGGCACTTGGGCAACATTACCTGTAACACTCCTGCTTGCCTCAAGCTGTCTCGTAATTGCCGCAACTTCCGTCGCCAATGCGCCTCGCGTTTTATACCAACTCGCGCTAGACGGATACCTTTCACCCGTGTTCAGCATCGTCTCTCCAGAGGGCGTTCTGCAACCGGCCCTTATCTTCTCCCTTTTAATCAGTTTGATCGCGTTGGGTTGGGGAGATTTAGCGCAACTGGTTGTACTCACCTGTACGCCCATGATTATAACTTTCATGGCGCTACATCTAGGACTGTGGCTGCGTCGGGTTCAGCCAGAAGTGCGCTGGGGGTGGTTGTCCCTAGGCTTTTTCGCCTTTGATACGCTGGTGCTAGTAATGGTTGGCGTGGGATGGGGTTGGCAAGATTTAGCCATCGGGTTGCTATTGCCGGTGGCAATTGTAGCAGCGGATGCAGTGATCCGCCGTGTTTCCTTGCCACCCTTCTCCCCACAGTGGTGGGTGAGGCGAAGCGTTGTGCCTTTCAATAGCAAGTTTAAAGATTTTCTGGTGCTTCAGGTCGTTACCCTACTCGTATTAGTCTGTGGCGCTACGGTTATAGGCTGGGCGCTCAGGGCAGTATTAGATAGAAGCGCTGAAAGTGCCGGCAACGATCTTTTAATTGTCTTATTGCTAACAGTTGCCTTTTTTGCGATTGCAATTGCTTGCTGGACAAGCTTGCCCCAAGTTGCTTCAATTGCCAAAGCACGGGAACAAGCAGAAAACTTGTTTATCACTGCCCTTGATACCGTTCCAGATGCCATTCTCGTCGTGGGTAAAAACGGCGTAATTCTGCAAACTAACCCAGCCGCATCCGCACTTTTTGGCATCGGCACCGTTGAGCTAGTGGGGCGTCATCTTCATGATTTTCTGCCGGCAATAACGTTGGAACCAGAGTTAGGGCAAAGCAGAAGCGAACAGATATTCAAGCGGGGAGAGCAAGACTTACGCACGCTTGAAGCAACGATTTCACACCGAGCAAATCGAAAGCTGCAAGAATATATTGTGATTTTTCGCGATGTGACTGAGCGCAAGCAAGCTGAGTTAGAATTGCGGCAAACATTGCAACTTAAAGAAGAACTTGCTGTTACAGCTACAGAGCAAGCCGAACAATTAGAAAAAGCGCTTCAGGAATTACGGCAAACTCAAGAACGGTTGCTTCAATCGGTAGAATCTGACCGGGTTTTAACGCACGTTACCGACCAAATTCGCAGAACTTTAGATTTAAAGACAATTCTGGAAACGATTGTGCGAGAAGTCCTCGCGTTACTTCACACAGATCGAGTTGTAATTTACCAATTCACCCAAGACTGGCAAGGCAAAATTGTTGTAGAAGCCGTCAGCGGTAAGTGGCAATTACTTCAGGGTGAGGAGTATGCGGATGAATGTTTTCCCACAGATTACGCTCGCCTTTACAGTTACGGACGCGTCAGAGCGGTTAATAATATTGCTGAGTCAGATTTAAATCCCTGTCATAAAAAGTTTTTGCTAGAACTTAACATTAAAGCCAATCTTGTTGTACCAATTCGGATTGATTATTATTTGTGGGGGTTGCTAATCGCGCATGAATGTTCTGCGCCTAGGGTTTGGCAGCCGGCAGAAATTGAATTGCTGCAACAATTAGCCAACCAAGCAGCAATTGCGATACAGCAAGCTGAACTCTATCAACAAAGCTGTTCTGCTGCTCAAACAGCAACCGCTCAAGCTCAGAAACTAGAACAAGCGCTGCAACAGCTTCAACAAGCCCAAGCTCAACTCGTTCAAAGTGAGAAGATGTCTTCTCTTGGTCAGTTAGTTGCCGGTGTTGCCCATGAGATTAATAACCCGGTTAATTTCATTTATGGCAACCTCACGTATGTTAGTGATTATACTCAGGCGCTCATGACGTTAATCAACCTTTATCAAGAAGGTTATTCCCAGACTGACCCCAAAGTTCAAGACATTATTGAAGAGATTGATCTTGAGTTTTTGCTAGAAGATTTGCCGAAGACAGTCTCTTCCATGAAAATGGGAGCGAATCGTATTCGGGAGATTGTTTTAACCTTGCGAAATTTCTCCCGGCTTGACGAAGCAGACATGAAGCCGGTGGATATTCATGAAGGGCTTGACAGTACGCTTTTGATTTTGCAAAATCGCTTGAAAGCAAAACCGGAATTACCGGGGATTACAGTTATTAAGGAATACGGTAACTTGCCGACAGTGGAATGTTATGCCGGCCAGCTCAATCAAGTCTTTATGAATATCCTTAGCAATGGGATTGATGCGCTGCACAAATATGACGAAGCCCGAACACCTGAAGAAATTGAAGAAACCCCCAGTACAATTGCAATTAGCAGCCGAGTTCTCGACAGCAATCGCGTAGAAATTCGCTTTAAAGATAATGGGCCAGGATTGAAGGAAACGGTTCGTCAACGGATATTTGATCCGTTTTTTACAACGAAACCTGTGGGAGAAGGCACCGGCTTAGGATTATCGATTAGTTATCAAATTATTGTAGATAAACATGGAGGCCGGCTAGAGTGTGTGTCGGAACCCGGACAGGGGGCAGAATTTATCATTGAAATTCCGATCACGCAGAAGCTAAAGCACGGCAATAATTAA
- a CDS encoding glycosyltransferase family 2 protein yields the protein MKLSLCAIVKNEEAALPSCLDSVKDVVDEMVVLDTGSTDRTAEIAREFGAQVYDFQWCDDYSAARNECLKYATGDWILVLDADEMLVREVVPQIKEAIQNEDYLLINLMRQEVGAAQSPYSLVSRLFRNHPYIYFSHPYHSMVDDSVANLLKSSQGWQVVDLAPVAILHEGYKPGTIAALDKFTRARQAMESYLAQHPSDPYTCSKLGALYVQMGEVERGIQLLEVGLKGVPSWGEPKSVEVPVLYELHYHLGIAYARRQQISKAKFHYRAALEQELLPQLKLGAYNNFGNLLLESGDLTGAKSAYEIALQIEPNLATAHFNLGIALKEKGRLKEAIASYRQAIELNPNYAEAYQNLGVALLKAGSVVESLDTFRQAISLYEQRQSPAASQLRQSLKDMGMRV from the coding sequence ATGAAACTGAGTCTTTGCGCGATTGTGAAAAATGAGGAGGCGGCGCTGCCTAGTTGTCTCGATAGTGTTAAAGATGTGGTGGATGAGATGGTGGTGCTTGACACCGGCTCAACGGATCGCACGGCTGAAATTGCCCGTGAATTTGGGGCGCAAGTCTATGATTTTCAATGGTGCGATGACTATTCGGCGGCGCGAAATGAATGCCTTAAATATGCGACGGGTGACTGGATTTTAGTTTTAGATGCGGATGAAATGCTGGTGCGAGAGGTTGTGCCACAGATCAAAGAGGCAATTCAGAATGAGGATTACCTCTTAATTAACTTGATGCGTCAAGAGGTGGGTGCGGCACAATCTCCTTACTCTCTGGTATCCAGGCTGTTTCGCAATCACCCATATATTTATTTCTCCCATCCTTATCATTCGATGGTGGATGACAGCGTTGCCAACCTGTTGAAAAGTTCTCAGGGATGGCAGGTGGTTGATTTAGCGCCGGTGGCGATTTTGCATGAAGGCTACAAACCGGGGACAATCGCCGCGTTAGACAAATTTACCAGAGCGCGGCAGGCGATGGAAAGCTATCTCGCTCAGCACCCTTCTGATCCTTACACTTGCAGTAAGTTAGGGGCTTTGTATGTACAAATGGGTGAGGTGGAACGCGGCATTCAATTGCTAGAGGTGGGATTGAAAGGGGTGCCTAGCTGGGGTGAACCAAAATCGGTTGAGGTGCCGGTGTTGTATGAACTTCATTACCATTTAGGCATTGCTTACGCGCGCCGGCAACAGATATCTAAAGCCAAATTTCACTATCGGGCTGCCCTTGAGCAGGAACTCCTGCCTCAACTGAAACTCGGCGCTTATAACAATTTCGGTAATTTACTGCTGGAAAGCGGCGATCTGACGGGGGCAAAAAGTGCGTACGAGATTGCTTTGCAAATAGAACCCAATTTAGCCACTGCTCATTTTAATTTAGGCATTGCCTTAAAAGAGAAGGGACGCTTAAAGGAGGCGATCGCATCTTACCGGCAAGCGATTGAACTTAATCCCAATTATGCCGAAGCTTACCAAAATTTAGGCGTGGCTTTGCTGAAAGCCGGCAGTGTCGTGGAGAGTTTAGACACCTTTCGTCAGGCGATCTCACTTTATGAGCAGCGTCAGTCGCCGGCAGCGAGCCAGTTGCGCCAAAGTTTGAAAGATATGGGAATGCGGGTTTAA
- a CDS encoding DUF2188 domain-containing protein: protein MPWNKNNYPDSMKNLTEEVREKAIEIANALLEEDYEEGKAIPIAIAKAEEWGSRRGKQVKQKDSE from the coding sequence ATGCCTTGGAATAAAAACAATTATCCAGATTCCATGAAAAACCTCACCGAGGAAGTGAGGGAAAAAGCGATTGAGATTGCCAATGCTTTGCTAGAAGAGGATTACGAAGAAGGCAAAGCCATTCCCATTGCGATTGCTAAAGCAGAAGAGTGGGGTAGCCGGCGCGGTAAGCAAGTGAAACAGAAAGATTCTGAATAA
- a CDS encoding serine/threonine-protein kinase, translated as MLGQTIGGRYSLISELGEGAFGKTYLAEDRHLPGNPVCAVKQLKPASTDPKTLEEARRLFHTEAETLQQLGPHEQIPRLLAHFEENREFYLVQEFIKGHDLSYEMTAGKQLSESYTIALLQNTLKVLEFVHQQQVIHRDIKPSNLMRREADGKLILIDFGAVKQIRTKVVNSQGMTRSTVQIGTFGYMPSEQAQGRPKLSSDIYALGMIAIQALTGIFPDELPDDPETGEICWRNLVPVRANLADILDKMVRYDFRQRYPSATEALQALTGLETSPISMVPNKAKAWLKHSKVLYQAKRYQEAISACEQAISIKSDFYEAWDILGNALYELGRYDEALTSYDKAIQIKPNFPEVWNNRSRTLFSLQRYEEAIFALDKAIQLKPDYYAAWNNRGFALFSLQRYEEAIAAYEQAISIKPDFEEAWFNRGSAFEELQRYEEAIACYDKTIQLKPDYPQAWNSRGLAFDNLQRYSEAIACYDKAIQLKPDYYQAWNNRGVALDNLHRYPEAIASFNQAIQLKPDFQLALDNRNEVVSKLGWYL; from the coding sequence ATGCTCGGACAAACCATCGGTGGGCGCTACTCTCTGATCAGCGAATTGGGAGAAGGGGCATTTGGCAAAACGTACCTCGCAGAAGACCGGCATTTACCCGGCAACCCCGTCTGTGCGGTTAAACAACTCAAACCCGCCAGCACAGATCCCAAGACTTTAGAGGAAGCAAGACGCTTATTCCACACAGAAGCAGAAACCCTTCAGCAGCTTGGCCCCCATGAGCAAATTCCCCGGCTTTTAGCTCATTTTGAAGAAAATCGAGAATTCTATTTAGTTCAAGAATTCATCAAAGGTCACGATCTGAGCTACGAAATGACTGCCGGCAAACAATTGAGCGAATCCTACACCATTGCGCTTTTACAAAACACGCTCAAAGTCTTGGAATTTGTTCACCAGCAGCAAGTCATCCACCGCGATATTAAGCCATCCAACCTGATGCGACGAGAAGCAGACGGCAAACTGATTCTGATTGATTTTGGTGCCGTTAAACAAATTAGAACTAAGGTGGTCAATAGTCAAGGAATGACGAGATCGACGGTGCAAATTGGCACTTTTGGCTATATGCCAAGTGAACAAGCCCAAGGCCGGCCAAAATTAAGTAGTGATATTTATGCTTTGGGCATGATCGCCATTCAAGCACTCACCGGCATCTTTCCGGATGAACTACCAGACGATCCTGAGACGGGTGAAATTTGCTGGCGAAACCTAGTGCCGGTGCGCGCAAACCTGGCAGATATTTTAGACAAAATGGTGCGTTACGACTTCCGGCAGCGCTACCCCTCTGCAACTGAGGCATTACAAGCATTAACCGGCTTGGAAACTTCACCCATTTCAATGGTTCCCAATAAAGCCAAAGCTTGGTTAAAACATAGCAAAGTGCTGTATCAAGCTAAACGTTATCAGGAAGCAATTTCTGCCTGTGAGCAAGCAATTTCAATTAAATCAGACTTTTATGAAGCTTGGGATATCCTTGGCAATGCGCTTTATGAATTAGGCCGGTATGACGAAGCACTAACATCGTATGACAAAGCTATTCAAATTAAACCTAACTTTCCTGAAGTTTGGAACAACCGGAGCAGAACACTCTTTAGTTTACAGCGCTACGAAGAAGCAATTTTTGCCTTAGACAAAGCGATTCAACTCAAGCCAGATTACTATGCAGCTTGGAATAACCGAGGCTTCGCGCTTTTTAGTTTGCAGCGTTACGAAGAAGCAATCGCTGCCTATGAACAAGCGATTTCTATCAAGCCAGATTTTGAGGAAGCTTGGTTTAATCGCGGTAGCGCGTTTGAGGAATTGCAGCGCTATGAAGAAGCCATTGCTTGTTATGACAAAACCATTCAACTCAAGCCAGATTACCCTCAAGCTTGGAATAGCCGAGGCTTGGCGTTTGATAACTTGCAACGCTACTCAGAAGCCATTGCCTGTTATGACAAAGCCATTCAACTCAAGCCAGATTACTATCAAGCTTGGAATAACCGAGGCGTGGCATTGGATAACTTGCATCGGTACCCTGAAGCCATTGCCTCCTTTAATCAAGCGATTCAACTCAAGCCCGATTTTCAATTAGCCCTAGATAACCGAAACGAGGTAGTGAGTAAGTTGGGATGGTATTTATAG
- the rlmN gene encoding 23S rRNA (adenine(2503)-C(2))-methyltransferase RlmN: MLAVSTSKTPLLGASLAELTEWVQQQGQPAYRGQQLHQWIYQKGARSLSEITVFSKQWRETVADFPIGRSTIHYRSVAPDDTVKYLLTLADGQIVEAVGIPTEKRLTVCVSSQVGCPMGCDFCATGKGGFKRNLATHEIVDQVLTVQEDFNRRVSHIVFMGMGEPLLNTDNVLAALRSLNEDVGIGQRNITVSTVGIRDRIRQLAEHKLQVTLAVSLHASNQELREQLIPSALRYPLPELISECREYVKTTGRRLSFEYILLAGVNDLPEHAIELAELMRGFQCHVNLIPYNPITEAGYQRPSQQRIQTFVKALQDRKVAVSVRYSRGLEADAACGQLRVSQS; the protein is encoded by the coding sequence ATGTTAGCAGTTTCAACCTCTAAAACTCCCCTGTTAGGGGCTTCTTTGGCAGAGTTAACCGAGTGGGTTCAGCAACAGGGGCAACCGGCTTATCGGGGGCAACAGTTGCATCAATGGATTTATCAAAAAGGGGCGCGATCGCTTTCTGAAATTACGGTATTTTCTAAACAGTGGCGTGAAACGGTTGCAGATTTCCCAATAGGCCGGTCAACCATTCACTACCGCTCAGTTGCCCCGGATGATACGGTTAAGTATCTCCTGACGCTGGCAGACGGTCAAATTGTCGAAGCGGTTGGCATTCCCACAGAAAAGCGCCTCACGGTTTGCGTGTCTTCCCAGGTGGGTTGTCCGATGGGGTGCGATTTCTGCGCCACCGGCAAGGGCGGTTTTAAGCGCAATCTCGCCACGCATGAAATTGTTGATCAGGTTTTAACAGTTCAAGAAGACTTTAACCGGCGCGTCAGTCATATTGTCTTTATGGGCATGGGCGAACCGTTGCTGAATACGGATAATGTTTTGGCTGCCTTGCGATCACTCAACGAAGATGTGGGCATCGGGCAGCGAAATATCACGGTTTCTACGGTGGGAATCCGCGATCGCATCCGCCAACTGGCAGAACATAAACTCCAAGTCACCCTAGCAGTTAGTCTCCACGCTTCTAATCAAGAGTTGCGCGAACAGCTAATTCCGAGTGCCCTCCGCTATCCCTTGCCTGAGCTTATCTCAGAATGTCGGGAATATGTCAAGACAACAGGCCGCCGGTTGAGTTTTGAATATATTTTGCTTGCCGGCGTGAACGACTTGCCGGAACACGCGATTGAACTTGCGGAGTTAATGCGGGGATTTCAATGTCATGTCAATTTGATTCCCTACAATCCGATCACTGAAGCCGGCTATCAGCGTCCCAGCCAGCAGCGAATTCAAACCTTTGTGAAGGCATTGCAAGATCGCAAAGTTGCGGTGAGTGTGCGTTATTCTCGCGGGTTAGAAGCGGATGCGGCTTGCGGGCAACTGCGAGTTTCTCAAAGTTAA
- a CDS encoding serine/threonine-protein kinase, whose protein sequence is MDTFLLGQILAGRYKIVSFLGGGAFGQTYIAQDLQLPDYPRCVVKQLKPQTTDPLTLETARRLFDTEAKVLHQLGRHDQIPRLLAHFEEQQEFYLVQDCIEGEPLNQEIKAGKRLSEAEVIVLLRDVLSTLAFVHRQNVIHRDIKPSNLIRRNSDGKIVLIDFGAVKQVSTQAGDESFTVAIGTPGYMPNEQLGGQPRPNSDIYALGAIAIQALTGILPSRLRQDAQTGELIWQNDVQVSDRLAAIIDKMVRYHFKDRYQTAEEALADLEDLENYAMASTIASYSKPAAPIDAPRMPTGETLPQPSATVHSTPPLPRSKKLWYILIPGLIAGLIVGFFKFFPTTDYLAQANQFLDTQQPEEAISTIDKSLITNPNQAKAWKIRGDALFLLERYEAALAAYEKASQIDPKDPKAWNNQGETLYLLQRYEEALKAHDKALELSANNIEAVNGRGIALLGLKRYQDALSAFEKALQIQPNHPKSWENRALALEYLQRPQESRKAFEEALASYNDTIKLNPNDLQTLINRGRVLGKLQRPTEALASYDSAIKINPNFFPAWVGKGSTLFFAQKPEEALKAYDKALEIRPKSYLSRHNRGSLLAAMQRPEDAIKDYDKAIEIQNNFYPALRDRGFALLQLQRTQDAIASFDKAIKYESKDHKSWVGRGIALKELKRNEQALAALDKAISIEPNDPVALLHRGLTLEEMQRNEDALNAYNQAIAADATFAPAIEARSKLQQKLGL, encoded by the coding sequence ATGGACACTTTTTTACTCGGACAAATACTGGCAGGACGGTACAAAATTGTCAGCTTCTTGGGAGGAGGGGCGTTTGGCCAAACTTACATCGCACAAGACTTGCAACTACCCGACTACCCGCGCTGTGTCGTCAAACAACTTAAACCGCAGACAACCGATCCGCTGACATTAGAAACTGCTAGACGTTTATTTGATACCGAAGCAAAAGTTTTACATCAATTAGGCCGGCATGATCAAATTCCTCGTCTGCTTGCTCACTTTGAAGAACAGCAAGAATTTTACCTCGTGCAGGATTGCATAGAAGGCGAACCGCTCAATCAAGAAATCAAAGCCGGTAAGCGTTTAAGTGAAGCAGAAGTCATCGTTTTATTGCGCGATGTATTATCAACCCTAGCCTTTGTCCACCGGCAGAATGTCATCCACCGCGATATTAAACCCTCCAACTTAATCAGACGCAACTCAGACGGCAAAATTGTTTTAATCGACTTTGGCGCAGTCAAGCAAGTCAGTACCCAAGCTGGGGACGAGAGTTTTACCGTTGCCATTGGGACTCCTGGCTATATGCCAAACGAACAGTTGGGAGGACAACCGCGCCCCAACAGCGACATCTATGCGTTAGGCGCGATCGCCATTCAAGCATTAACCGGCATCTTGCCCTCCCGGTTGCGGCAAGACGCGCAAACCGGCGAACTTATTTGGCAGAATGACGTGCAGGTGAGCGATCGGCTAGCAGCGATTATTGATAAGATGGTGCGCTATCACTTTAAAGATCGCTATCAAACCGCTGAAGAAGCCCTCGCGGATCTTGAGGATCTGGAAAATTATGCGATGGCTTCAACCATTGCCTCTTACTCCAAACCAGCAGCGCCAATTGATGCGCCCAGAATGCCAACTGGCGAAACCCTGCCCCAACCGAGTGCAACAGTGCATTCAACTCCACCCTTGCCGCGTTCTAAAAAGTTGTGGTACATCTTAATACCAGGACTGATTGCCGGTTTAATTGTCGGATTTTTTAAGTTTTTTCCCACCACCGATTATCTCGCTCAAGCCAATCAGTTTCTCGACACGCAACAACCGGAAGAAGCGATTTCAACGATTGATAAATCCCTCATAACTAACCCGAATCAAGCAAAAGCCTGGAAAATTCGCGGCGATGCCCTCTTTTTATTAGAACGTTATGAGGCAGCGCTGGCAGCTTATGAAAAAGCCAGTCAAATTGATCCAAAAGACCCCAAAGCTTGGAACAACCAAGGAGAAACGCTTTATTTACTGCAACGCTATGAAGAAGCCCTCAAAGCCCACGACAAAGCGCTGGAACTCTCTGCTAATAATATTGAAGCCGTGAATGGGCGTGGGATTGCTTTGCTTGGTTTGAAGCGTTACCAAGATGCCCTTTCTGCTTTTGAAAAAGCTCTGCAAATCCAGCCGAATCACCCCAAATCTTGGGAAAACCGAGCTTTAGCGCTAGAGTATTTGCAACGTCCCCAAGAATCGCGTAAAGCGTTTGAAGAAGCGCTGGCTTCTTATAATGACACAATTAAATTAAATCCCAATGATTTACAAACTTTGATTAACCGGGGGCGCGTTTTAGGAAAATTGCAGCGTCCCACAGAAGCGCTCGCTTCTTATGATAGCGCGATTAAAATTAACCCAAACTTTTTCCCCGCTTGGGTGGGGAAAGGCAGTACACTATTTTTTGCACAGAAACCTGAAGAAGCGCTGAAAGCGTATGATAAAGCGCTTGAAATTAGGCCGAAATCTTATTTAAGCCGGCATAATCGAGGGTCTTTACTCGCCGCAATGCAGCGCCCCGAAGATGCTATTAAAGATTATGACAAAGCTATCGAAATTCAAAATAACTTTTATCCGGCTTTAAGAGACCGAGGATTTGCACTTTTGCAATTGCAGAGAACTCAAGATGCGATCGCTTCTTTTGATAAAGCGATAAAATATGAAAGTAAGGATCATAAATCTTGGGTGGGTCGAGGCATTGCGCTCAAGGAACTTAAGCGTAACGAGCAAGCGCTAGCAGCCTTAGATAAAGCGATATCGATTGAGCCAAACGATCCGGTTGCCTTGCTTCACCGGGGGCTGACTCTAGAGGAAATGCAACGAAATGAAGACGCACTTAATGCTTATAACCAAGCAATTGCAGCAGATGCGACATTCGCGCCGGCTATCGAAGCTCGTTCTAAGCTACAACAGAAATTAGGGCTGTAA
- a CDS encoding replication restart DNA helicase PriA — MTIHCPNCGSHAERHYLLISQLTRTQCPACDYFMITCSDTGKVVEAYAPGIYAPQ; from the coding sequence ATGACAATTCACTGTCCAAACTGTGGCAGCCATGCTGAGCGCCACTACCTGTTAATCAGTCAATTAACGCGGACACAATGCCCTGCCTGTGACTATTTTATGATTACCTGCTCTGACACCGGCAAAGTGGTAGAAGCGTACGCCCCTGGCATCTACGCCCCCCAGTAA
- a CDS encoding GlsB/YeaQ/YmgE family stress response membrane protein has protein sequence MGILAWVVLGLIAGALAKAIYPGHQGGGFLATTALGILGAVVGGYLGSMFLGTSGGAAYGALSIPSIAFAVLGAILLLFIWGLVTQRAA, from the coding sequence ATGGGAATTCTAGCTTGGGTTGTTTTAGGTTTAATTGCCGGCGCACTTGCCAAAGCTATTTATCCAGGGCATCAAGGCGGTGGATTTCTAGCAACAACAGCGTTAGGGATTTTGGGTGCAGTTGTTGGTGGTTATTTAGGTAGTATGTTCTTGGGAACAAGCGGAGGCGCAGCTTATGGTGCGCTCTCAATCCCCAGTATTGCTTTTGCAGTCTTAGGTGCAATCCTCCTCCTCTTCATCTGGGGTTTGGTAACTCAACGGGCTGCTTAA